GGTATCTGTCCCAGTTCGAAGACTGGCTCGCCTCTGAAGCCGGTGTCACGCGCGCCGACGACAAGCGCCCGATCCCGCCGATGTTCACGCCATTCAGGCTGCGCGGCGTGACGTTGAAGAATCGCGTCGTCGTATCGCCAATGGCGCAGTACTCGGCGGTCGACGGCATTGCCGGCGACTACCACCTGATGCATCTCGGCGCCCGCGCAATGGGCGGGGCCGCGCTGGTGATGACCGAGATGACCTGTGTATCGCCGGAAGCGCGCATCACGCCGGGATGTCCCGGCATGTATGCGCCCGAGCATCTCGTTGCATGGCACCGCATCGTCGATTTCGTGCACGCGCAATCGGACGCGAAGATCGGCATGCAGATCGGGCACGCCGGAGCGAAGGCATCGACGCGTGTCGCGTGGGAAGGCATCGACCAGCCCTTGCCTGACGGCAACTGGCGACTCGTGTCCGCCTCGCCGCAGCAGTATCTGCGCGGCGTGAGCCAGTGGTCGCGCGAGGCCACGCATGAGGACCTGCGCTCGATCGAAGCCGAATTCGTGCGTGCCACCGAAATGGCGGAGGCTGCCGGCTTCGACTGGCTCGAACTGCACTGTGCACACGGGTATTTCCTGTCGAGCTTCCTGTCGCCGCTCACCAACCAACGTACGGATGAATACGGCGGCTCGCTTGCGAACCGTCTGCGCTATCCGCTGCAGGTCTTCGCTGCGATCCGCAAGGTCTGGCCGCAGGACAAGCCGATTTCTGTGCGCATTTCCGCCAACGACTGGGTCGAGGGCGGCACCACGCCGGACGACGCCGTCGAAATCGCGCGCGCGTTCAAGGCAGCCGGTGCGGACATGATCGACGTCTCGTCGGGACAGGTCAGCAAGGAAGAGAAGCCCGTGTACGGCCGCATGTTCCAGACGCCCTTCGCCGACCGCATCCGCAATGAAGCGGGCATCGCGACGATCGCCGTTGGCGCGATTTCCGAAGCCGATCACGTGAATAGCATCATCGCAGCCGGACGCGCCGATCTGTGCGCGGTTGCGCGTCCGCATCTGGCCAATCCTTCGTGGACGCTCAACGAAGCCGCCCGCATCGGCTATTTCGATGTGATGTGGCCAAGGCAGTACACCGCGGCAAAGTCGCAGCTCGAACGCAATCTGGAACGTGAACGTGCGCAGGCCATCGAGAACGCGCGGCTCTCGCCGCAGGAGCGCGCCCAGCGCGCGGAGGGAACAACGTGAACAACGCGTGGCAGGGACTTGAAGGGCGGCACGCCGTCGTGACCGGCGGCGGTAGCGGCATCGGTGCGGCCACCGCGCAGGCGCTGATTGGCGCTGGCGCGCGCGTGACCTTGATGGGCCGCGATCCGGCGAAGCTCGCTGCACAACGCGAGGCACTCAAAGCAGCGGGACAAGTGGATGCGCTCAGCGTCGACGTCACGCAGGAAGCTGCCGTCGCCACCG
The DNA window shown above is from Paraburkholderia sp. BL10I2N1 and carries:
- a CDS encoding bifunctional salicylyl-CoA 5-hydroxylase/oxidoreductase, which produces MRIVCIGGGPAGLYFGLLMKGRNPENEVTVIERNRPYDTFGWGVVFSDQTLGNLRAADAPSADMILDAFNHWDDIEINFRGEKVRSSGHGFCGIGRKRLLNILQARCEELGVKLVFETQVTDDDLYDADLIVASDGLNSAIRQKYEATYQPDIDVRHCRFVWLGTKKLFDAFTFAFEETEWGWFQAHAYRFDDSTSTFIVETPEHVWRAAGLDEMSKEDSIAFCERLFAKYLDGNALLSNASHLRGSSQWIRFPRVVNKEWVHWKPRAGGGKTPVVLMGDAAHTAHFSIGSGTKLALEDSIELANSIGAHPGDLPAALAHYTEVRSVDVLRIQNAARNSTEWFEHVDRYTSFKPEQFAYSLLTRSQRISHENLRARDARYLSQFEDWLASEAGVTRADDKRPIPPMFTPFRLRGVTLKNRVVVSPMAQYSAVDGIAGDYHLMHLGARAMGGAALVMTEMTCVSPEARITPGCPGMYAPEHLVAWHRIVDFVHAQSDAKIGMQIGHAGAKASTRVAWEGIDQPLPDGNWRLVSASPQQYLRGVSQWSREATHEDLRSIEAEFVRATEMAEAAGFDWLELHCAHGYFLSSFLSPLTNQRTDEYGGSLANRLRYPLQVFAAIRKVWPQDKPISVRISANDWVEGGTTPDDAVEIARAFKAAGADMIDVSSGQVSKEEKPVYGRMFQTPFADRIRNEAGIATIAVGAISEADHVNSIIAAGRADLCAVARPHLANPSWTLNEAARIGYFDVMWPRQYTAAKSQLERNLERERAQAIENARLSPQERAQRAEGTT